The following coding sequences are from one Asterias amurensis chromosome 8, ASM3211899v1 window:
- the LOC139940703 gene encoding G-protein coupled receptor 83-like, which produces MASHPGLTTVRDTTTGLLVQSKSFEELMDYLQNKQNPNLQEGAEVGYSNQTGSDNMGLYAESSSIDFLNSFVDKIVEEGNTGSHDSFLNPKSVSARVVFITLYSLISVMSLLGNSLVCLVVVRNKRMRSVTNFFLTNQALSDMLMTVLNIPFIAYSQLAVNWPFGSIMCHLADYIGMTSVYVSTFMLTAIALDRHRVIIHPLRPRITMATAVAIDILIWVLALTLSVPFAIYRETQQRPSNPDHLVCIANYPGEPGYFRTYFVLATFICQYVIPLSLTSGAYVRIGMKLWAQAAVGDMIAQQQAANNRAKQRTIRMLVLVVAVFAICWCPINMYLIVSEFIPTRKSAILYLWLHWFAMCSVCINPVAFAFLNENFRSELKATFHCWFLKVNFKRNSKYFGRTTDGNENSHTTERHTTAMSGYESVTTRTTNGKSPGSCETYQMEVKLTTGIDDTDGVREYEV; this is translated from the coding sequence ATGGCTTCGCACCCAGGTTTGACAACCGTGCGAGACACCACCACAGGTTTACTCGTCCAATCCAAAAGCTTTGAGGAGCTCATGGATTATTTACAGAACAAACAAAACCCCAACCTGCAAGAGGGTGCAGAAGTGGGATACAGCAATCAGACGGGATCGGACAACATGGGTCTGTACGCCGAAAGCTCCTCTATAGACTTCCTGAACAGCTTCGTTGATAAAATCGTCGAAGAGGGCAACACCGGGTCACATGACAGCTTTCTCAACCCCAAGAGTGTGTCCGCACGGGTGGTCTTTATCACCCTGTACAGCCTCATATCTGTCATGTCCCTTCTGGGTAATTCTCTCGTGTGCCTCGTTGTGGTGCGCAACAAACGCATGCGTAGTGTCACCAACTTCTTTCTGACCAATCAGGCACTCTCTGACATGCTCATGACTGTTCTGAACATACCGTTCATTGCGTACAGCCAGCTTGCGGTGAACTGGCCTTTCGGCTCCATCATGTGCCACTTGGCGGACTACATTGGAATGACGTCAGTCTATGTGTCTACCTTCATGTTGACCGCGATAGCGTTGGATCGTCATCGCGTCATTATTCATCCTCTCCGTCCTCGAATCACAATGGCAACGGCCGTGGCAATCGACATTTTAATCTGGGTCTTGGCACTGACTCTCTCCGTTCCGTTTGCCATCTACCGAGAGACACAACAACGACCGAGCAACCCTGATCACTTAGTCTGCATCGCAAACTATCCCGGTGAACCAGGATACTTTAGAACCTACTTTGTGCTTGCTACGTTCATCTGTCAGTACGTCATCCCTCTATCGCTGACATCTGGAGCGTATGTACGCATTGGGATGAAGCTGTGGGCCCAAGCAGCTGTTGGAGACATGATCGCCCAACAGCAAGCCGCTAACAACAGGGCCAAGCAGCGTACTATACGCATGCTGGTACTGGTCGTGGCCGTCTTCGCCATATGCTGGTGTCCGATCAACATGTACCTTATCGTCAGTGAGTTTATCCCAACTCGAAAGAGCGCGATCCTGTACCTCTGGCTGCACTGGTTTGCCATGTGCAGCGTGTGCATCAACCCCGTTGCCTTTGCCTTCCTGAATGAGAACTTCCGCAGTGAGCTAAAGGCGACATTCCACTGCTGGTTCCTGAAAGTCAATTTTAAGAGAAACAGCAAGTACTTCGGTCGAACGACGGACGGCAATGAGAACTCACACACGACAGAGAGGCACACGACGGCAATGAGTGGCTATGAATCGGTCACCACGCGCACGACGAACGGCAAATCCCCGGGGTCGTGCGAAACATACCAGATGGAAGTGAAACTCACAACTGGGATTGATGATACGGACGGCGTCAGAGAGTACGAGGTTTAA